The genomic region CGCTATTAGGGCTTGCACACGCTATGAAACTTACTGTTACAGCTGAAGGTATCGAGCTGGAAAGTCAACGAGATTCATTGCGTAAACTTAATTGCGATTACGGTCAAGGTTATTTATTTTCTAAAGCTGTACCAGCTAAAGATGTTGTTTTAATGAATAATGTTAATTTTAAAAGTGTTAGTTCTGATGAATCATTAGATACGGCATAAACGACACATTAGCTTATTTTAGATGTCCGCTTATATATTGATCTAGTAGAATTTTGTTAATGAAAATTATTTATAAAATCAAAAAGCAGGTTGATGATTTTGTGTCTTCGCATAAATCTTTAAGCTACGCTAAAGACATACAATCGAGTTATAACAAAAATAATGGCCATCTAAGAGTTGGCTCAATTACTTATTATATGTTTATGTCTATCTTGCCACTATTAATAGTATCTCTAACAATCTTCGACATTGTATTCTCAAGTAATCCACGCATTAAACAAGACTTAATAGACTCAACTTTATCCACAATTCCTGTCATAGGTCCAACACTCGAATCTAACCTATCATTTGTAAAAGAACGTGGAATCACGCTGATAATAACTTTGACAATTCTTCTCTGGACAGTACGACGTGGCGCATTAGCACTCGACAGCTCTCTACAGGCTATATCTAAACGAAGTCATGAATGTAGCAATGTTTTTACAAAAATTCTTCGAGCTTACGGCACGATGATAATTATTGGAATTGGATTTTTTGTGCCCACACTACTCAGCTCCATATTTAATAACAACTTATTAATGCAGTCCTTAGTCTTAATTTTTAGTATTTTGTGGAATATATTGTTACTTTTTCTGATATTTGTTGTGCTCATAGATCGCAAATATGCAACGAGAAAAGGGACTGTAATTGGTGGGTTAGCAATATCTTTAATTCAATTTTTCAGTGTATTTATAGTTAGTAGATCACTTGAAAATTCACGACCACTATACGGAACATTAGCTGTAGTTCTAGCACTTCTAATCTGGATTGCTCTGCAAATTAAAATTGTATTATATTCTGCAGTTATAAATACATTCGACGAAAAATAACTTAAGAATAAATTACAATTTAAATTTAATGTAAGAAGAATATGGATTTAATAAATATCAAGCGATAGATTTTGATAAACAATGTCCATTAAAAAAATGAAGAAATATGGTGGGCGTTGAGGGACTCGAACCCCCGACCCTCTGCTTGTAAGGCAGATGCTCTAGCCAACTGAGCTAAACGCCCGAAAAGAATTGTACTTTTAGATACAACTTTTTTTCGAGTCATTACTTTAACAGATCAAGTACCTTTTCATGAAGTCGAGCACTCCCAGTTGCACAAATTTGACCATTAGTTAACCATTCTGTTTCATTACCTGACCAATCACTTATTATTCCACCTGCTTCTCGTAATATTATTGCACCTGCCGCGCAATCCCAAGGTTTAAGAAAACTCTCCAAATAAATCCCGAAACTACCCTGTGCCACCCAACTTAGGTCTAGTGCAGCTGATCCAGCACGTCTCATATCTTCAAAATTTTTATAAAGACTATTTGAAAGTTCTAAATGTGATTCAATAAACTCAGGATTCCTAAATGGTACTGATGTTGCAAAAAGTATTTTATCGTCACCTTCATCAATAGTTTTTAGCTTCATTTCATTATTTCCATTCAAATCATAACGAAACGATCCGTGCGCATTCTCAGCAACAAACATTTGTCCCAAAGTAGGGGCTAGAACAACTCCCAATACAATCTCATTATCTATTTGCAAACCTATTGAAACACAATATCCATTAAATGAATGCATATAGTTACTTGTACCGTCTAAAGGGTCAACTATGAAACATGTTGACGGTAATTCAATTTTTACTTTATTTCCTGATGTTTCGAATGAAGTAGATTCTTCACCAATAAATATGATTCCATCATCAAAATTTGCTAGTTCTGATTGAATTATTTCTTCACATTCCCTATCTAGTTCTGTGACAAAATCTGCTCGACCTTTAGCTTCGATATGTATAGTTGTTTCAAACCTATCAAGGAGACGATTTGATGCAAGTGTTGCTGCACTCAACATACTTTTTTTTGCTTGGGCTAGATCGATATTTGCCATATGATAATTCTACTTCGTTAATTTGTATTTGCTGAAATGTAGATTTTGTTATGAAGCCTAATTGTAACAACCTAATGAAGTTACAATTATGCAATCTGTTTTACACTAAACACTACTGCTTGCGCTTCTTGCTGGTCTTTTTCCTGTTTGGATGGCCGCCCACGACCTCGTTTTGATAATAATTCTTCACCATCAACGAAGATAACTCCACCCCATACACCTGCATATGGTGGATCTAGTCGTGCAGAAGCCAAACATTCCTTTTGATTTGGACAAGACAGGCATAATTGTTGTGCAATTCGCATATCTTTAGTATTTTCAGAAAAAAATAATTCTGTCTTGCCCCTACACAATACCGATTCTTTTACTTTCGTATAACACGATAGTTTTTTGTCTTGTTCACGATGTTCGTATATTTGTTTATGCTCTAGTAGCGTCATTTGCTTTTCCTTTAAAGAATTTGTGGTTAAAAAAACCGCCGGTTAAAAACTGGCGGTTTATAAGAAATTTCTTTAAAGAATCAGAATTTGTGTCTAAATAAGAAACCTCTGTCGCCAGATTGTGGTTTGCGTCGTAATTGCCGGTACTTTTAATAGTGTCGGTGAGTGCATTACCACTGAATATGATGCAAAAATATTAGTGAATGCCTTAAAATCAGTGATTTTGGATACAATTGTCCCAGTAATCGATGAAAAGCCACCAAGATTTCGCATGGTTTCTAAATTTAACATGTAACTAGCTAAGCACATTCCACTAGTTAAGATCAAGCTAATTAATGAAATATTCTGGAAATATTTTTACAAGTACTTCATCTAATGAAAAAGATCGATATGCCATAATCCCACTGGAGACTAAAATGCCTTCTGCATCTCTACGTTTGACCGTTGCACCAGCCATTTTTGCAATATATTCAGCAGCTAGGTAATCCCAAGGATTTAGCATTACATCTTTATCATCAACATAGAGATCTAATGCAGAACGAGCGACGTCGCAAATAGCTAATGCGCTAGAACCAAGATTTCGTAAATGTCTAAATGGCATTGGTGGTCCTACATGTGAATTGAAATTAACTGTTGAAGAATTAAGATTATCTGCAATAGTACCTGGAGTTAAATTCGTGATATTAATATCCATCAGATTGTCAACAATCCCAGTTTTCACATTTTTATAGCTAACTCCGCCTATACCTGACGCTCGATATACGTTACCAGTTGTTTGATCGACAACTACACCACCTACAACTACACCTTTAGAAACAAGTGCAGCAGAAAAACTCCAATATCCTAAACCTTTAGATGCATTTGTTGAACCATCGATGGGGTCAACGATCAGCCATAGAGAGTTATGTTGTAAAGCATCTTTATCTATAGGTTGTTCTTCACTAACAACACAGCCTTTGAACCCTTCACAAGATTGTGTAAGGATAGCATCAGCAATTACATCAATTTCATATTGATTTGCATGAGTATGCGTAGGATTTATTGCATAAGATATGCGTGTTTCTCTATCTATTGTATTTACTGCTGTACGTATTTTATATGCAATCTCTTCACAACGATCTAATACTATTTCTATTTGTTCTGCATTTATTGACTCATTATTTGATGGATTATCTGATGCAGTTGTCATTTGATCTCAGTTTCATTTTTAGTTCTAATCATTGATACAACCCATCTATTTATAGTCTTAGTTAGTTGCATATCAATTTTAACTTTTTGATCGATAAATGATATTTCTAAAAGTACAAAAGATGAATCGTTAGATACCATATCTTCAAGAATTTCTATATTATATTTTTTCCCGACAAGGCTTATATCTGTTTGACTTTTAAGCAATTTTATTACATCTGTTCTAACTACTTTTATGCTGGATAATGCTTCTAATGTAGTTTTATCATCTCTTATAACTGCATCACAAAATGCTTCAGCTGTATCTACCGGTCCAGGGGGTTGCGATTTAGCCATAAATACTACAAGTAATATGCACATGATAAAAAATATTACGAGTGGAATCAACAATGCCATTGAGATATTTTACACTATTTTTGAGAGACAAATCACAGGGAACAAAACAAGAAAACCACTAGGAATATCTAGTATCTTCAGTTTTTGAACTAAACATTCAGTGGGGCAGGCGGGGTTCGAACCCGCGACCGAACGATTATGAGTCGTTTGCTCTAACCACTGAGCTACTGCCCCGTAAAATCCTTTTAAAAGATTTCAAGGATAATACTATAGATAATTTCTACTTATTATTATGAATTGTTGACAATTATTAATGGAAAAATTTTATTTATTTTCTTTGTAACTTTATTAGCCCACGTTTTATGCCACTATCTACGACATTGAGTGCAGTTGGTAATTCGAACCAGGCTACTTTTTGAGATTCGTCTTCTGGCGGATTAATAAATATATTTTCACAATATCCAAAGAATTGAATATCATAATGAGTATGGCCATACCCAGTATCGTGAATATCTATATTGAAAATTTCTGGATCGAATGATGGCAAAAGACCCGTCTCTTCGAATACCTCACGCTGTGCCGCTAATATAGGCGTTTCTCCTAAATCTATGTGACCGCCAGGTTGTAACCACTTGTGAATACGTTTGTGAAAATGCAAGCACACGCCTAATTTCGAAGTGATAATCGCGGAAGCTGTCAAGTGGTGGTCGCCTAACGATTGTTCCGTTATTTCGTCGTATTGATTTGAACGCACCAGTTTTAGAATGGTTTTTAATTGTGCTTCTTCTTCTATCGTCTCCGGTGAATAGGCTATAAGCTGTTGGCTCAACTGCTCCGATAAATTTTGGTATAAAAGTGCTGATTTCGTTTTGTTCGATAAGTCTAAGGTCACGAGTTATTATGCTAACACGTAATGCGCAAATAGCGACACAAGTAAATGAAACGGCAATAAATAAAAGCATTTGTATTTGTATGGTGAAGAATTGAGAAAGAAATCCAAGACTAATAGCAGCAATAATTCTCGATCTTGCAGATCGCTGATTTAGACCATTACAAAATGTTTTGTATCTTTCTCCATTGAGTTCTTTCGCCGCCAGCGTATGAATTGAAGAATAAGCTAGAGCCGACCCCACTCCCTCTATTACCGCACCAAAACAGGCCCAAAAAAGACCAAAATATGAACAATACAATACAAGACCTATGATTACCATGGCAGATGCATACAGCAACAGATGCCATTGCGTCTTTATAGAAATATTAATTTTTGTGTTTATTTTTGGTATCACAAACACTCCACAAATATATGCCGTCAGGCCAAATATGAAAAAGAGTAATGAATCCACTCCCTGCGAAAGGTGCGATACTGTTTTTAGAGCGACTGGCATTATACAGACAGAAAGACCACCAACAATATGGCTACTTAAATCGATCATGGAAAGAGTTCTATTTTTGAAACTATTCTTTTCATTTTCTTTTATATCTGGTTCGAGCCTCCTTTTAAATGTTTTTTGATTATATTGAATATAGCCAGAGGTAATCAAGAAACATAAAAGACCAAACATAAACGAAGTAATTATTATGGGCAAAAAGTCAAGATGTAAGAATACAAAAGTAGCTGTTATAGCACTAATGCAAAGTATTCCCCCCATGTTAAAACCTACTAGTTTTGAAGCAAATGCATTATCGGCTTCAATATGTTTATGTGAAATTATTGGCATAGTAACTTCAAAAGATACTTTGGCAAAACTACATATAAATACAACAAATATAAAAACATAAAAATTATTTGTCAAAAGAATCATTAGTGAACAAACTGAACCTAACAATGAAGCGGATACTTGTAGAGCTTTTATCGAATATTTTGAAAAAACATTGTCACATAGTTTATTTGCAAATAAAGTAGCACCTTGTAGCATTATTGTGACAATCGCAGAATTTAATATTGTTAAATCCAATTTAATAACTAGTAACACAAATGCAGAAGTCAAGAATCCAACACGTGTAAATCCATACAAAAATTGAAGCCATAGTATATGCTTTTTGAGCATATGGTCTTCAGTGACTTGAGGTGTTTCGCGTATTTTACGCATAATACGTATTATGCTGAAATTTTAGATAATAAGCTATAAGTTTTAGTACTTTTGCAAAAAAAATTAATCTCTTAAAAAGGTTATTGTATTTTAAGTTAGGGATTTACGAAATAACTTTGTCTCAACTTTAATATAACCATGCTTTACATATAAAGACTGAGCTGAAACCCTTAAATCGCTGCTGTGTAGTTCTATGCGAGAAGCACCCAATTCAATTGCTTCTTGTTCAAGAAATAATACTAAATTATCTCCAATTCCTTGGTTTTGGAAGTCCTTGCACACTGCTAGGTCCTCAATTATTGCTGTTTTATGACTTAATGAATCATATGGTTTTATTAGAGTTGCCATAGCTACTACATATTTACCTATTTTACCTAGATAGAAGTTACTGGTTTCACTATTGCAAATATCTATTATTTCTTTTGGATCATGTACCCAATTTTCGCTTAAATGTATGCTGGCAAATAGCTTATTATAAACATCCGCAATTAGAGGATCATAGGAATGCTGTTGCTCAAACGTTAGTTCTGACAAGTCCATTTGCTTATCAAACAGCGTCAGCAACACTATAAATTGAGCTTACATCGCCTGAAAGACCTTTAACCTTTACACCACTACCTTCACGGTCCTGTAAAGTAATCGAAACTGTTGGAACAGATATGGCGCCCACATCGCTCACAAATGCTGTAACTTCGCCAAGAGCTAGACAAATCGCACTAAGAGTTCCACGAGATGGCTGCAATTTCATTGCACGCATACCAGAACCAGCACGTGATTGTAATGTCATATTCGAAACATGCATACGTTTTGCAAAACCCTTATCAGTCGAGATCACACAATCGTCATCTTCAAATACACTAATAGCACCAATAACACGATCTTTATCTTTAAGTTTTATTGCTCTAACAAAACCAGCTGATCGTGAGCTAGCACGAATATCTATAAATGGGAAACGGATACCTTGACCGCTATTTGTTACTACCAGCATTTGATGATCATCATCATCATAGACATCGCAAACAGAAACTACTTTTTCGCTAGTACCCAATTTTGCACATACAACTCCATCTTTACGTGTAGCTATATCTTTTAGATTTTCGATATCTACACGTTTAATACCACCAGAGTCAGATAGCATTACTATTGCACTTACATCATTAATATTAATTATAGATAGAGGTATTTCGCCGGAACTCAGAGAAATAAGTGAAGAAACTGCAACTAGTTTATCTCTATTAATTTCATGACAATTGATACGATATGCTCTACCGAAATTTGTTACGACCAAGATTGAGTCAAGGCTAGTTAGTTCATAGGCATTAGCAACAACATCATTATCTTTGGTGGAAGTAATTTTTGCACTACGCGATGCCGCGTTAATTGCACGTACATAATTTCTCGCTGTCACATTAACTATTAAATCTTCTTGAGCTACTAGTGCCGTAGTGTCAATAACTCCACTATCAGATTTTTCGATCTTTGTTTTTCGTTTTTTATCGATTGTTCCTAAGAAGGTGTTTAAATCATCTTTTAATAATGCTAATACTAAAGCAGGATCTCGCAATAAAGCTTTAAGTTCTCTGATTGATTTCTTTAATTCTTTAGCTTCTATCGCTAATTCTTTTTGACCGAGTTCTGTTAGACGACCTAAAGCTAGATCTAAAATATGACTTGATTGAATTTCAGAGAAATCAAAAGGCGTAAGTTGCAATTTCTCTCTGGCTACTCCCCTATCCTTTGAAGCACGAATAAGTGCAATAATCTCATCAATCATTTCTACAGCGCGAAGCAGTCCTTCAAGTATATGATACCTAGCTTCACATTTATCTAAACGAAATTGTGAACGACGACGTATGACTTCTTTCTGATGAGTTATCCATTCTGAAATAAACTCATCTAAACGCAATGTACGAGGTACCCCATCTACTAATGCAACCATATTCATAGGAATAGTAGTTTGCATAGGCGTATGTTTATAAATATTATTCAAAATAACATTTACATCTGTACCTGGTTTTAACTCAATAACTAAACGTGTTTTACCTTGGCCTGATTCATTCCTAATATCTTTAACGCCTTGAATAGTTCCAGATTCAACTGCTTCAGCTGCTTTTTCAGCGATTGACTCAATAGAAATTTGATAAGGAATCGAATGAATAATGATCGAAGTCCTGCCTTTTGATTCTTCTAAAAGATATTCGCCACGAACACGAAGAGAGCCTTTACCTTTTGTATAGGCATCTCTAAGTCCATCTACACCAAGTATTGTTGCACCTGTTGGAAAATCAGGACCTTTAATGAACTTCATAAGATCATTAACTGTTGCTTCCTCATGGTCGAGCACATAGACAGCAGCACTAATAACTTCACATGCATTATGTGGTGGTATGTTTGTAGCTAAACCTACAGCAATACCTTGAGAGCCATTTATTAAAAGACTTGGAATTCTCGCAGGTAAAACAACAGGCTCTAATACACTTGCATCAAAGTTATCAATAAAATCGATAGTGTCTTCATCGATATTTTCTAAAAGTCTTTCTGCATTAGTAGCTAAACGTGCTTCTGTATAACGCATTGCAGCAGCTGGGTCATTTGGTGATCCAAAATTTCCATGCGGATCAATTAATGGTAAAGTCATCGAAAAATGTTGACCCATACGAACCAGAGCCTCATAAATTGATTGATCACCATGTGGATGAAACCTACCCATAACATCACCAACAATACGTGCGCATTTAACAAAGGGACGATCACTACGTACCCCAGTATCGTGCATGGAATATAAGATACGGCGATGAACAGGCTTTAATCCATCACGTACATCTGGCAATGCACGCGAAACAATAACGCTCATTGCATATTCTAAAAAGGCGCCTTCTACTTCTTCGACAAGTGCTTTGGTTGGAATGGCTGCGCTAAAGAGCTCTTCTTGAACCTTATTTTTCTTCGATGGCTTCTTTACTGTCATTGTCTTCCTTAAAGTTCAAACTAAATATCTATATTTTCAATTTCTTTTGCATTTTCTTCAATGAATGTGCGTCTAGCACTGGCATCATCGCCCATAAGACGCGAAAGTACATCATCGCAAATAGTAGCTTGATCAATATCCAGACGAACAAGTCTCCTAGTTTCTGGACTTATAGCTGTTTCACGCAATTCTTTAGAATCCATTTCACCAAGACCCTTAAATCTTACAAACCTAAGTTGGCTTCTCTTGTTTTTATCAATAAGCTCTTGTCGTTGTGCTTCATCGGCTACATAAACTTTTTCACCTTTTATTTCTGTAGAATATAAAGGTGGTTGTGCAACATATAAATGCCCACCTTCAACAAGCTCAAACATTTGTCTATAAAAAAATGTAATTAATAATGTTCGTATATGTCCACCATCAACGTCGGCATCAGCCAAAATAATAATTTTATTATAACGAATTTTTTTAATGTCAAAATCGCTGCCAATACCAGCGCCAATAGATGATACTAAAGTTTGTATTTCTAAATTTTTTAAAATTTTGTCAAGAGGAGCACGTTCTACATTTAAAACTTTTCCCCGCAAAGGTAATATTGCTTGATGTTTAGGATCACGCGCATCTTTCGCGCTACCACCTGCAGAGTTTCCTTCTACAATGAACAATTCAGAATTTTCTGGTTTTTTAGAAGAACAGTCAGCAAGCTTACCTGGTAAACCGCCCGAGTCCAATGAAGATTTTCGTCGTGTAAGATCTTTAGCTTGTTTTGCAGCTTTACGAGCTTTTGCTGATACCAAAGATTTATTTATTAGAGATTTAGCTTCACTCGAATTTTGTTCTAACCATGCTAAAAAGAATTCCCCAGTTGCTTTTTCAACAGCTGATCTCATAATTGTATTACCAAGCTTCGTTTTTGTCTGACCTTCGAACTGGGGTTCACCCAACTTTACACTAACAACACAACACATTCCCTCACGAACATCTTCACCTTGCAGGTTCGGGTCTTTATCTTTAATTAAATTTGATGCCCGCGCAAACTTATTACAAGCTGAGGTTAATGCTCGCTTGAAACCTTCAGCATGCATCCCCCCTTCAGTTGTTGAGATACCATTCGCGAAAGAATGTAATGCTTCGTGATAGCCGGTGTTCCATTGCCATGCAACATCGATTTCGCCTTCAGGCACTGATACAGAAAATGACCCTATAGTATTAAATAGTGGTGATTTAGATTGATTTAGATGTTTAACAAAATCGACTATTCCACCTTCATAAGAAAAAGTTATTTCTTTTCGTGGTTCATCCGCCGAAGAAGATCGTTCATCATGAAAACCAATAGTCAAACCTTTATTTAGAAAGGCCATTATTTGCAAGCGCTCGCAAATAGTATTTATTTTAAAATCAGTAGTATCGAATACATCTTTATCAGGCCAGAATTTTATTGTTGTTCCGGTACGAGTTTTTGGGACAGTCCCAACTTTTTTCAACTTTCCTTGCGCAACTCCACTCTTAATAACTTTGCCGGTTTTTTCAGCAGCAAATGCCATTTCGAATTGTGAGCCTTCACGTTCAATATGCAATTCTAATTTTGAACTAAGGGCATTCACGACTGAAATACCAACACCATGCAAACCGCCAGATACCTTATACCCACCATCACCAAATTTACCGCCAGCGTGTAAGGTAGTTAAAACTATTTCAGCTGCCGATTTTTTCTTATCACTAGGATGCGGGCCAGTAGGAATACCTCTACCATTATCAACAACCCGACACCATGCTCCGGAACTATCTTGACCAATAGTTATATCTATACGATTACAATGCCCAGCCATTGCTTCATCTATAGAGTTATCAACGACCTCCCAGATAAGGTGGTGCAACCCTTGCGAACCCGTAGATCCGATATACATTCCAGGACGTTTACGCACAGGGTCTAAGCCTTCTAAGACTGTGATCTGCCCTGCATCATATGTTGAATTTGTTTTAGTTTTAGATTCTTTTTTTATCGCCATTGTCTTCCATAAATACTTAAAATATCTTCTTTTTACAATCATAGTATTAAATCACCATAATTGTTGACTATGGAAAAACGGCGACCATTTCTGTTCGCCGTCATTTATCTTTGGGGGATAAGATTTTTTATGTGCTTGGGACAGTATCTGGATTAGCTGGTGATATGTCAACTGGTGATTTTTCTGGTGGTTGCTGTTGGCCAGGACCTTGTTGTTTACCAGGAACTTCATATCCTCCATGGTCTAACCCAGGACGATTATTACCTCTTATACTGTCGCCACCATCACGGCCTCTAAGACGTTGATTATCGCCTCTATTTCCATGATCGTCCATTCTTGAACAGAACCCTAAGATACCAACAAACAATACCGCTACTATTAACATTCCTAATGAAATATATAGATACTTGATCTTCTTTTCAAGCTCATCAATCCTTTCTATCACGCTTGTATTAACTTGCGCTGTTACATTTTTTTCATTTTGATCTTCATTTTCTTTAGACATCTCTGCTCCTTAATTTCATTTACAGTTTCATTAAACAAGATGAAACTGAAGTTTTGCTTAGAGTTAACTAGTCGGCAGAATAATTCTTATGATGGTTCCTTTTGGATCATTTGACAAAGCGCTAATATGACCATTATGTAATAGGACTATATTTCTAGCGATCGACAGACCTAATCCAAAACCCTCATTCCCATCTTTAGTTCTTGATTTATCTGTTCTATAGAATCTATGAAATACGAGCTTTTGCTCTTTAGCATCAATTCCCATACCGGTATCGGCGATATCAATTTGGGTTTTTTTACCGATCGATTTAGCTTCGATATCAATTTTGCTATCTTTATAACTATATTTAATTGCATTGTCCAAAATTATTATAAATAGTTGTTTTAGTTTTTCGAATTCACCACGAACAAAATTTACTTGTATTTCAGAAGTTATTACTATATTTTTCTGATTTGCGTTTAATTTTGTATTCTGAACTGCATCATTAATCAACTTCTTTAAATCACAATCAAAAAATTCTTCTTTTTGGCTTTCGCTATGTGCCAATGTTAAAAGCGCATTAGAAATATTCGTCATTTTTTTTACTTCATTCAAACTTGACTGTAATATTTCTTTTGACTCATCTTTAGTTAATTTTTTAGATCTTAACGCCACCTCTATTTCACTCTGCATAACAGCAAGAGGAGTCCTCAATTCATGACTCGCATCAGAGGCAAACCTGTCTTGTTTCTCCATCGCTCTCTCAATAGGGCTAAGTGCCTTAATGGCCAGCAAATAGCTTAAGAATGTCCCAAAAAATAATGCGCCAAAATTAATTAAAAGTAGTTGCTCTTTGAGGCGAATGCGGCTTTCATCGATTCTTCCGCTTCGGAAATCTTCAAAATCGTTAAATCTATCTTCTGCCTTTTCATGACTTATTTGTTTTGGTGGAATTCGCGCAGGTGCTGGTCGCAATCCTCTTTTTATCTGATCTGAAGATACTTTATATATTGCTACCGAAAAAACAATAGATAAGAACATGATTATAGATAAATAGGTTGCAGATAGTTTTAATCTATTTTTAGTATGAAAATTTATATACATTTTTAGCTTCCTGGATCTAATATTTTGTAACCAAATCCTCTTACTGTATGGATTAGCTTTGGAGCTACAAATGGTTTTTCAATTTTTGACCTTAGATATCCAATGAAGACTTCAACTGTGTTAGGCAAAATATCAGAATCGAAGTCCCATACGTGATCAATAATTAAATCTTTGGACAATATTTGACCTGTATTTCTCATTAAATACTCGAGTAGTCCAAATTCTTTTGAAGATAATTGTATTTCAACACCTAACCTCTTAACAAGCAACTCGGAAGGATCAAGTGTAAGGTCACCAACTACCAAGATTGGGCTTGATGTGATATTTGGCCTTCGAAATAAAGCACGAATCCTCGCTAGCAACTCTTCAAAGGAAAATGGTTTTACCAAATAGTCGTCTGCACCAGCATTTAAACCATTAATTTTATCTCTTGTTTGATCTTTTGCAGTTAAGAATAATATAGGTGTATGAATATTCTTTTTTCTTAGATCTTGACATAGTTCTAACCCATTGCGTTCACCAGGCAACATATAGTCGAGCACGATTGCATCATATTGAACAGTTAATGCCATTGCGTATCCATCATCAGCATCGTAGCTTACATCCACAGCATAATTTTCTTGTTCTAACCCTTTTCGTATTGCATTTGCAATTTTATGTTCATCTTCGATTACCAGTATTCTCATAATATGAA from Acidimicrobiia bacterium harbors:
- a CDS encoding response regulator transcription factor, coding for MRILVIEDEHKIANAIRKGLEQENYAVDVSYDADDGYAMALTVQYDAIVLDYMLPGERNGLELCQDLRKKNIHTPILFLTAKDQTRDKINGLNAGADDYLVKPFSFEELLARIRALFRRPNITSSPILVVGDLTLDPSELLVKRLGVEIQLSSKEFGLLEYLMRNTGQILSKDLIIDHVWDFDSDILPNTVEVFIGYLRSKIEKPFVAPKLIHTVRGFGYKILDPGS
- a CDS encoding DNA gyrase subunit B; translation: MAIKKESKTKTNSTYDAGQITVLEGLDPVRKRPGMYIGSTGSQGLHHLIWEVVDNSIDEAMAGHCNRIDITIGQDSSGAWCRVVDNGRGIPTGPHPSDKKKSAAEIVLTTLHAGGKFGDGGYKVSGGLHGVGISVVNALSSKLELHIEREGSQFEMAFAAEKTGKVIKSGVAQGKLKKVGTVPKTRTGTTIKFWPDKDVFDTTDFKINTICERLQIMAFLNKGLTIGFHDERSSSADEPRKEITFSYEGGIVDFVKHLNQSKSPLFNTIGSFSVSVPEGEIDVAWQWNTGYHEALHSFANGISTTEGGMHAEGFKRALTSACNKFARASNLIKDKDPNLQGEDVREGMCCVVSVKLGEPQFEGQTKTKLGNTIMRSAVEKATGEFFLAWLEQNSSEAKSLINKSLVSAKARKAAKQAKDLTRRKSSLDSGGLPGKLADCSSKKPENSELFIVEGNSAGGSAKDARDPKHQAILPLRGKVLNVERAPLDKILKNLEIQTLVSSIGAGIGSDFDIKKIRYNKIIILADADVDGGHIRTLLITFFYRQMFELVEGGHLYVAQPPLYSTEIKGEKVYVADEAQRQELIDKNKRSQLRFVRFKGLGEMDSKELRETAISPETRRLVRLDIDQATICDDVLSRLMGDDASARRTFIEENAKEIENIDI
- a CDS encoding HAMP domain-containing histidine kinase, translating into MYINFHTKNRLKLSATYLSIIMFLSIVFSVAIYKVSSDQIKRGLRPAPARIPPKQISHEKAEDRFNDFEDFRSGRIDESRIRLKEQLLLINFGALFFGTFLSYLLAIKALSPIERAMEKQDRFASDASHELRTPLAVMQSEIEVALRSKKLTKDESKEILQSSLNEVKKMTNISNALLTLAHSESQKEEFFDCDLKKLINDAVQNTKLNANQKNIVITSEIQVNFVRGEFEKLKQLFIIILDNAIKYSYKDSKIDIEAKSIGKKTQIDIADTGMGIDAKEQKLVFHRFYRTDKSRTKDGNEGFGLGLSIARNIVLLHNGHISALSNDPKGTIIRIILPTS